TCTGATTTCTTCCTGTGACAAGTTCCCTGGTGAGTGTTTAATTCGCTCTTCTTCGTCTTGTATTTCTTTTCCCATTGCTTGTAGCATGTTATTGGTGTAGCAGCCTTGCTCTTCCAccatatttttaaatgtgttaaggagcttTGCCACCTGGAACTCGTTGCTCCTGTAGttattcttctgtttcttccaGCATTTATTATCAACCACGTGGCACCGGCCACCGCACTTCTGCACCAGATCATTCAGGCATTTATTCTGATGGACAAATTCCTCAATCTTCATTCTTTTGGGGAGCTGTTCCCCATGAGTAAAGACCACTACAGCATATTTGAAAGCTTCTTCGGAAAAACATTGGCTTATTTTGTCAACTACAGCTTGCTCTTGTTGTGTGAAGTTCTCCACTTTAAGCACAATGACAAAAGCATGAGGCCCAGGAGCGCACTCTATCAAGCACCTCACTATCTCACGCTTTGTCTCAGACCTTTTTGGGTCTAAGAAACCATGAGTGTCAATCAAGGTGAATGGTCTTCGATGGACAAGTCTGGTTTTTGCCTGACACTGAGTTGTTCCAGAGTTTGGAGAATGGTTTGTGTCGAACACATCCTCTCCAAATATGGTGTTAGCCAGGCTGCTTTTCCCAACTCTAGGTTTTCCCAACAGAACAATCCTCCCTGCTGGCTCTGGAAAGGGAACAATAACTTTGCATTAGTATGAGAGCACACTTGCCTCTTTCTTGCTCATTTAACATGTCATTTCTGCTCTTGTAGGTTTGACCAACAATAGACTGCTGtctttcaaagtttttttctgttacccATGACTATGACCTTTCCCTAACTTTAACCAAGAAGTTTCTGTGTCTAAACATAACCAAACCACAACCACAGATCAGAAAATGGCCACATGAACAGTTTTACTGCTGGTTATGGTCAAGGTTATCCTTTCTGTGTGGCTAGAACtgctttttatgttgttttattgaGATGGGGGAATGGCAAGTGTTTGTttagtttccatttttttaagTGTAATTTCAGCAGCTGTTATCTCAGGAGACACAACGGTCACTTCCACAGACTGCTTACTGGTTTCATTACAATTCTGTATATAGAGGAATGTGTCCTgcctgcaaaaaaataaatgagtaaataaataaataaataaaaatatcttcTTCCCAGAGTTTTGCCTAAACAAATGAGTAAATAGTGGATAACCACTTACTTAGTTTGGGTGAACAGAGGCATCCTCCAGACCTGCCATCTCTCCGTGAAGTGGATGAACTGTTTCCCATTCTTCCTCCACACTCTCAACAGATTCTTGTTTTAAAGCCTAAGCAATATAATTAAACAATGGATTAAGCAATAAGTGAATAGATCAGATGACGTGAAAAGGCTGCGAGACCTCAACAGACCAGTTACTATTATACCTGTTGAGGACGGACTGTGATACGGATGTTCACACCTACACTCATCTAAtgctgataaaaaaacaaactgaaaatgcctGTTTACTACACCATATACATATGATGTATACATGTACATCCACATAAGTCCATAGATTTTCATTCACGTCACACCCGATGATCAGACACCTCAGCACACTTACAGAGAACACTGGACTTCAAATATCTATTCTAACTGTGCTTTGTGCTGCCATTTAGGGGTAACTGAAAGCACAgcctggtgttttttttaggtGCGTTTGGTTTCACTTTCTCTTGCTTACTTTTTCTCCTGACCCCATGTGTCTCTCTATTCCtctgttttactgctgtttttatgtCCCTTTAGGTTGATTGTAAATAAAATCCGGCctaaatgtgtgaatgttttctctcctgttttctttattttcttgttttaatcaATTGATATATCTTCATAACAGCAACGCTCTCAGCTTTCCTTCCCAAACATGGATAACATGTACCATGCAAATAAAgacaactgaaataaataatgttaACTTACCACTCGTGTAGAGATGAAGAGTAGAGATCACTTGGCTCTGTCAGACCCtgtgtgtcttctctctgctctgactctggTTTTAttctttcacttcctgtttgaaggGTTGGAATTGTAGGGGATTTCACCCCCTCTCTTGTGGTCAAACAAATAacatataaaaaacaaaacaataaataacaaaacaagtCTGAACAAGTCCAAACATGATCCTTAGCATTTCAAGGCATTTTACTGAAGAATACACAGCATGCTCCTGTTGAAATTTACAATGATTAAGAAGGATTGAGGCTGGTGAGATGTATATTCAATTTTTATGCAGGGGAAAGTTTGGGGAGCACAGCTTGAATGCATCAAGGGAACTGACATATTTTCTTATGCATATACACAAGGAAGTCAGAACTATAAGACTGCCTGTGTATATTGTACAGTACAGTCTACAGTGGCAGTATTTAAGGAGAAAAAGCAGAATAACAGTTGTCTGAATCACATTTGCTGTTTAACACGAAATATTTATTGGTTTAACTAAAAGCTTAGTTTgcacaaatcacattttttcatgtttcGATACTGATAGAATGCCTGCGTGTCTCagataaatacaaacatttaaactgaaataaaaactttgccTTTGGACTTTtggttttcttctgtcttctccAGTGTGTTTGACTTCAAGGGATTTTAACAGACATCCTCTTTTTTTAGTTGTGTCTCACCATCATGTAAAATCTTTCACCTGATACTTGAGTTGCACATTTCACAAAAGTCACATTAGAGGTTAAATACTGTCATTTCAGATAGCAGTAAATCTACATGaaccacacatacatacatatacatactgTAAGCAAGCTTTTGATTTACTGGGCTTTCCTTGTATCAACAGGATTTttaaacactgtattttacaaTTAGGCAGCAAAAGATTAGAATAATGTCTTTTTGTCAGAAATTCAACATCTGCTACACTTCTCTGCACTCGTGATTTCTGCTTTGTtcactgtgtgtctctctccttcatttcttcttctcagaCAGTGACAAACACTAGTCTGGCAGTGTAGGCCAGGTCAGCAAGGTAAAGCAGGAAGTTGAGGGCAGTGAGCACAGCCACAGCGATCAGTTTTGACTGCTCAAATCTTCTATcctggtactttttgtcaaaatgGAACACGGGCCAAATGATGGTCGCGGTCAAGTACATGATAACCGCCAGGAGCCCATACGCTGACAGGAACTTAGAGAATGGGATAGGGAGCCAGCCGGTGCACTCTCCTACACACAGCACCACCACAGCTATGGAGAGGATGAAGCAGATGCAGTACACAGCCATGCACCACTTGAGTGCTGCATGATGTTCGTATGACACAGGCTCACTGACCAGGATGAAGATAACACAGGCCACAAAGGTCTGGCACACCTTCAACAAGCCCGGGGCTGTAGCCATGTAACCAGCCACCTCTCCTGGCCTCGCTTTAGACAGGCTCACCTCACCCATGTAGGCAACTGCCGCGAGGCAGGAGAAGACGGTGGAGGCGATGCGATGGTCACGAATCTCGTGGTACAGTGTCTGGTCCTTGAGAAAATACAATGGGAAGATGACAGAAGCAGAGAGGCAAAGGAGGGCGGCATAGCAGGCGACAGTGATGGGGAAATTGGACCAGGACACTGGGGCTCGGGCCTGGAGGCCAAACTGCTCCACCAGCAGGACCAACAGGGTGCAGGCAAAGCTGAACGCCCAGCAGAAGATGCACCAATCTCCCATACCGTTGCGCACAGAGCCTCCATGTGCTGCGACACTGAATGCCACACAGGTGAATAACAGGGCAGCTACCCGTACCCACAGCAGCTGGGAATTGGAAAGCACAATCAGTGGCATGATGGGATATCACAGTCAGTCAAGATTTAAAAGTGGCTTCTGTAGTTCAGCAAGGGTCAAGATGAGTCTTTAATACGGAGCGTGAAATCCTGTTTTGGCTGCTTGTCACATACTCTGTAGATGCTTGTCAGGTTTTCTgcgaaaatatgaaaaacaaggAAGTAACCAGGAGAAATAGATGGAAGGTAAGAACATGATTTGGGAATATTTAGATGCAAAATGCAAGTGAAGTAGTACTGTACAGGATATCTGTGAAACATGGTAGAGAGCcagctttttctctttctcacaaaATTGCACAACTACAGTACTAAAACTG
The sequence above is drawn from the Toxotes jaculatrix isolate fToxJac2 chromosome 23, fToxJac2.pri, whole genome shotgun sequence genome and encodes:
- the LOC121176731 gene encoding myeloid-associated differentiation marker homolog, translated to MPLIVLSNSQLLWVRVAALLFTCVAFSVAAHGGSVRNGMGDWCIFCWAFSFACTLLVLLVEQFGLQARAPVSWSNFPITVACYAALLCLSASVIFPLYFLKDQTLYHEIRDHRIASTVFSCLAAVAYMGEVSLSKARPGEVAGYMATAPGLLKVCQTFVACVIFILVSEPVSYEHHAALKWCMAVYCICFILSIAVVVLCVGECTGWLPIPFSKFLSAYGLLAVIMYLTATIIWPVFHFDKKYQDRRFEQSKLIAVAVLTALNFLLYLADLAYTARLVFVTV